One genomic window of Candidatus Minimicrobia sp. QA0096 includes the following:
- the pyrD gene encoding dihydroorotate dehydrogenase (quinone): MYKRIIKPILFLLTPDFTHKLIIFCGRVAQAFPPVRWAIRKLWNFQNKSLQQEIDGVVFNNPIGLSAGFDKNVQLSPLMEDVGFGFASGGSVTTEPRRGNLRPWFHRLPNTKSVVVYAGMPNYGLEKISDYIELNRLKVKSMPTVVSVAVIADKSTKDEFGPVVPEEYIIRDVKKAVSYIVGNSLANVIEINISCPNAGKEPFIYADTLEALLSELDSVERNVPFWVKMPHLYDLKQFDSLLKVIVEHNIQGVTVANLIKNREKVDLKDPLTDDIRGGLSGEPTRAHSLELIKHTYKNYGDKLTIIGVGGVFSAEDAYAKIKAGASLVGLITGLFFEGPQLIGRINRELSQLLKNDGFSSISEAIGADFNKKQKKSKKL; the protein is encoded by the coding sequence ATGTATAAGCGTATTATTAAGCCGATATTATTTTTGTTAACACCGGATTTTACTCATAAATTAATTATTTTTTGTGGACGCGTAGCGCAAGCATTCCCTCCTGTTAGGTGGGCTATTCGTAAATTATGGAACTTTCAGAACAAGTCGCTACAGCAGGAAATTGATGGAGTTGTATTTAATAACCCAATAGGCTTGTCGGCGGGATTTGATAAAAATGTACAACTGTCACCTTTAATGGAAGATGTTGGATTTGGCTTTGCTTCTGGCGGATCTGTGACTACGGAGCCGAGAAGGGGGAATCTGCGACCATGGTTTCATCGATTGCCGAACACTAAATCTGTAGTTGTATACGCCGGTATGCCAAATTATGGATTAGAGAAGATTAGTGACTACATTGAACTAAACAGACTTAAAGTTAAATCAATGCCGACAGTTGTGTCTGTGGCTGTTATTGCTGATAAATCCACGAAAGACGAATTTGGGCCAGTCGTTCCGGAAGAATATATAATTCGGGACGTAAAAAAAGCAGTTAGTTATATCGTAGGAAACAGCCTGGCTAATGTTATAGAGATTAATATTTCTTGTCCGAATGCTGGCAAGGAGCCGTTTATCTATGCCGATACGCTAGAGGCTTTATTGAGCGAATTAGATTCTGTAGAGAGAAATGTTCCTTTCTGGGTTAAAATGCCACATTTGTATGATCTGAAGCAATTCGATTCGTTATTAAAGGTTATTGTTGAGCATAATATTCAGGGCGTAACGGTCGCTAATTTAATAAAGAATCGTGAGAAGGTAGATCTTAAAGATCCTTTGACTGATGATATTAGGGGAGGATTAAGCGGCGAACCTACTCGCGCACATAGCTTAGAATTGATTAAGCATACATATAAAAATTATGGAGATAAACTGACTATTATTGGTGTTGGTGGGGTTTTTTCGGCCGAAGATGCATACGCTAAGATCAAGGCAGGGGCTAGTCTAGTTGGGCTTATCACTGGGCTGTTTTTCGAAGGTCCGCAGCTAATCGGGCGAATAAATCGCGAGCTGTCTCAGTTGCTAAAAAATGATGGTTTTTCTAGTATTTCTGAGGCGATTGGCGCTGATTTTAATAAAAAGCAAAAAAAGTCGAAAAAACTTTGA
- a CDS encoding DUF3152 domain-containing protein: MVCRVASGGMAIAVALTPTVSITAPNENKSDAKKVISAKIFSEIKSPSSLSSFKVSDIQTPDWHSTSQSSKKSNSGAKKEITYTISTKGNVRSNLSEFSKLVNETLNDNRGWARMGIVFKEVKGGGSFNLVLSQAELMSSFSSGCDADWSCRVGSSVIINDNRWSGATTAWNKAGGDIRNYRHMVINHEVGHWLGHGHLNCSGVNNPAAVMQQQSIDLQGCAFNPWPLDSELWSTTLGIEL, from the coding sequence ATGGTATGTAGGGTGGCTTCTGGCGGTATGGCAATTGCTGTTGCTTTAACGCCAACGGTTAGTATAACAGCACCCAATGAGAATAAGAGTGATGCGAAGAAGGTAATTAGTGCTAAAATTTTCTCTGAAATAAAATCTCCGTCGTCGCTATCTAGCTTTAAGGTATCAGATATCCAGACTCCAGATTGGCACTCCACATCTCAATCGTCAAAAAAATCAAATTCTGGAGCGAAAAAAGAAATCACATATACAATATCAACAAAGGGCAATGTCCGATCAAATTTGTCTGAATTCTCGAAACTAGTAAACGAAACCTTAAACGACAATCGAGGCTGGGCGCGTATGGGGATTGTTTTTAAAGAGGTGAAAGGGGGTGGAAGTTTCAATTTAGTTCTGTCGCAAGCTGAATTGATGTCGTCGTTCTCATCAGGTTGTGACGCGGATTGGAGCTGTCGAGTCGGATCTTCCGTCATTATCAATGATAATCGATGGTCTGGCGCGACTACAGCGTGGAATAAAGCGGGTGGTGATATTCGTAATTATCGACATATGGTAATCAATCATGAAGTTGGACACTGGTTGGGGCATGGGCATTTGAATTGTTCTGGGGTTAATAATCCAGCGGCGGTTATGCAGCAGCAATCAATTGATTTACAGGGGTGTGCTTTTAATCCTTGGCCGCTTGATAGTGAATTATGGTCAACCACGCTGGGGATAGAACTATGA
- a CDS encoding general stress protein — translation MAGTKAGGLKAAQKNLARDPDFYAKIGRKGGKNGRTGGFAANPALARIAGAKGGRISRRTKKDVQKIAE, via the coding sequence ATGGCAGGAACAAAGGCTGGCGGCTTAAAGGCTGCTCAAAAAAATCTAGCTCGCGATCCAGATTTTTATGCAAAAATTGGACGTAAGGGCGGTAAAAATGGTCGAACTGGTGGCTTTGCTGCAAATCCAGCTTTGGCTCGTATCGCTGGCGCTAAGGGCGGACGCATTTCACGCCGTACGAAAAAAGACGTACAAAAAATTGCAGAATAA
- a CDS encoding ROK family protein, giving the protein MIITVDTGGTKTLVASFDEEKNPKHIIKFPTPKNIDQYIQRIADQIHLIANNKPIDAISVALPGVVKDGVAVWCQNLGWKNQPIRELLSRYFPNMPIFIANDANMAGLASMLRLPKTPRCGLYITLGTGVGTSLILDGNLHKELSDCEGGHMSLNYNGKITTWEEIAAGRVLQRIFGELSSDTPLEVWEEVANRIKAGLQPLIAFTQPDVVVIGGSVGVFTSYFSDILSGLLAENLPAAISVPKIISAPNPEEIVLYGCYDNAISQLTSN; this is encoded by the coding sequence ATGATTATTACGGTTGACACAGGTGGGACCAAAACATTAGTAGCCAGCTTTGACGAGGAAAAAAATCCTAAGCATATCATTAAGTTCCCCACCCCTAAAAACATAGACCAATATATTCAACGCATTGCCGATCAAATTCACCTGATTGCGAATAATAAGCCAATTGATGCAATTTCCGTGGCTCTGCCAGGAGTAGTCAAAGATGGCGTGGCAGTGTGGTGTCAAAACCTCGGCTGGAAAAATCAACCTATCCGTGAGCTACTTTCCCGATATTTTCCTAATATGCCAATATTTATTGCAAATGACGCCAATATGGCAGGACTGGCAAGTATGCTCAGATTGCCCAAAACCCCCAGATGTGGTCTATACATCACCCTAGGAACCGGCGTTGGCACTTCCCTGATTCTGGATGGAAATCTGCATAAAGAGCTTAGCGACTGCGAGGGCGGACATATGTCTTTGAATTACAATGGCAAGATTACCACTTGGGAAGAGATTGCTGCGGGTAGGGTTTTGCAGAGAATTTTTGGCGAATTATCATCAGACACACCCCTGGAAGTCTGGGAAGAGGTCGCCAATAGAATAAAAGCTGGATTGCAACCACTCATCGCCTTTACACAACCAGATGTCGTTGTTATTGGCGGGAGCGTGGGAGTGTTCACATCCTATTTTTCAGATATTTTAAGCGGTCTTCTGGCAGAAAACTTACCCGCCGCCATATCAGTACCAAAAATAATCAGCGCCCCTAACCCAGAAGAAATTGTATTATACGGATGCTACGATAATGCCATCAGTCAGCTTACCTCAAATTGA
- a CDS encoding 30S ribosomal protein S1, which produces MADAKITMDDLLAQAGDNVKQLTVGETVDGTVLSVKKHEILIDLGPLGVGLVPRREVSLSKNYNVGDSVIASVIDTELEDGYSLLSLRKAAKDRGWDEVMAKLESGEIITVVPYDANRGGLLVEYEGIRGFLPVSQLSAEHYPRVGSSDKDEILQRLNSLVKKDIKARILDADRKANKLIFSEKEAVKEGLAERFQKLAIGDTVTGVVTGVVDFGVFVNVEGIEGLIHISEISWERVNNPSDYVKVGQTIEAKIIAIDKERLSLSMKQLTKDPWLDEVEQFKPGEKVEGTVTRITPFGAFVQLSPAVEALVHVSELGGDGTDPEKVFTLNERKEFTVLDIDKENRKISLSLGKSSKKK; this is translated from the coding sequence ATGGCAGATGCCAAAATTACAATGGATGACCTGCTGGCTCAAGCAGGCGATAATGTTAAACAACTTACTGTCGGTGAAACAGTTGACGGTACTGTTTTATCAGTAAAGAAGCACGAAATTTTAATCGATTTAGGACCTTTGGGCGTTGGATTGGTTCCACGCCGCGAAGTTAGCCTTTCAAAGAACTACAATGTTGGCGATTCAGTAATTGCTAGCGTAATTGATACCGAATTGGAAGATGGCTATTCGCTACTTTCATTGCGCAAGGCTGCGAAAGATCGTGGTTGGGATGAAGTTATGGCTAAATTGGAATCTGGTGAAATCATCACCGTTGTACCATACGACGCCAACCGCGGTGGATTACTAGTTGAATACGAAGGTATTCGCGGATTTTTGCCAGTATCGCAATTGTCAGCTGAACACTATCCTCGTGTAGGTTCTAGCGACAAGGACGAAATCTTGCAACGATTGAACAGCCTGGTAAAGAAGGATATTAAAGCACGAATCTTAGACGCTGACCGAAAAGCTAACAAATTGATCTTCTCTGAAAAAGAGGCGGTTAAAGAAGGTTTGGCAGAGCGATTCCAGAAGTTGGCAATCGGTGACACAGTTACAGGTGTTGTTACAGGTGTTGTCGACTTTGGCGTATTCGTTAACGTTGAAGGTATTGAAGGTTTGATTCACATCTCAGAAATTAGCTGGGAGCGTGTTAATAACCCATCTGACTATGTAAAAGTTGGTCAAACTATCGAAGCTAAGATTATCGCAATCGACAAAGAACGCTTGAGCTTGAGTATGAAGCAATTGACTAAAGATCCATGGTTGGATGAAGTTGAGCAATTTAAGCCTGGTGAAAAAGTTGAGGGAACTGTAACTCGAATTACTCCATTTGGTGCATTCGTACAGTTGAGTCCAGCGGTTGAAGCTTTGGTTCATGTGTCAGAGCTTGGTGGTGACGGTACTGATCCTGAAAAAGTATTTACATTGAACGAGCGTAAAGAATTTACAGTTTTGGATATCGATAAGGAAAATCGTAAGATTTCTCTTTCACTTGGCAAATCATCAAAGAAAAAATAA
- the infB gene encoding translation initiation factor IF-2, giving the protein MAEKIVNIADSVTVGELAETLGLSVTTLIGELFKNGIAATINQRLDFETAQIIVEELGLDVQLKRKTVSTEIHHHAHKLSDKAVPRPPIVAVMGHVDHGKTSLLDAILDKKTAASEAGGITQHISAYQAQRNGRTITLLDTPGHEAFAALRQHGATLTDVVIIVVAADDGVKPQTVEAIRFARSANAKIVVAINKIDKEAANPQLVKTQLASEHGLNPEEWGGDTVMVEVSAKTGQNLDKLLDMVLLVADMEDLRADEDVPAEGLVIEAHMETGRGAVVGLLVENGHLKPGHYLVAGTAYGRVRTLQDFRGKTVKDAGPSMPVNMTGFKELPQFGDGFEIAKSEKEARNLAQKAKIEQEKMAATTNVTGADILKMMNRKLDAEEFNVIVKADVQGSVTSVVDSLKLIDTNGEVELHVVGTGVGNISENDIHLAVGENTVIYGFNVDLPPAVKRLAAREHVEVRIFKVIYELLDDAKASMEALLAPEIVETEIGELEIKGVFRTMREEVIAGGEVKHGKVAKDLLARVKRGEEQIAEVEVSSVQRQQQEAKEVFEGEMCGLSLRTKKKITLEIGDKLEFFTRELVKKTLG; this is encoded by the coding sequence ATGGCAGAAAAAATCGTCAATATTGCGGATTCGGTAACGGTTGGCGAGTTGGCCGAAACTCTGGGATTGTCAGTAACTACGCTGATTGGTGAATTGTTTAAGAACGGAATCGCTGCGACAATTAATCAGCGACTAGATTTTGAGACTGCACAGATTATTGTTGAAGAATTGGGGCTAGACGTGCAGCTGAAACGGAAGACGGTTTCTACAGAAATTCATCACCATGCACATAAATTATCGGACAAGGCAGTTCCTCGTCCGCCAATTGTGGCTGTGATGGGGCATGTTGACCACGGTAAAACGAGTTTGCTAGATGCGATTCTTGATAAGAAAACAGCGGCTAGTGAAGCCGGAGGAATTACTCAGCATATTAGCGCTTATCAAGCTCAGCGCAACGGACGAACTATCACTTTACTGGACACCCCAGGTCATGAGGCTTTTGCAGCGCTAAGGCAGCACGGAGCTACGCTGACTGATGTGGTGATTATCGTGGTGGCGGCAGACGACGGAGTTAAACCTCAGACTGTTGAAGCTATTCGATTTGCCAGGTCAGCTAACGCTAAAATTGTGGTGGCAATTAATAAGATTGATAAAGAAGCAGCCAATCCGCAACTAGTAAAAACTCAATTGGCGTCTGAGCATGGTTTAAATCCTGAAGAATGGGGTGGCGATACTGTGATGGTTGAGGTTAGTGCAAAAACCGGTCAGAACTTAGACAAGCTTTTGGATATGGTTTTATTGGTGGCGGATATGGAAGATTTACGTGCGGATGAAGATGTTCCTGCTGAAGGTTTGGTTATTGAGGCGCACATGGAAACTGGTCGTGGCGCTGTTGTTGGCTTGTTGGTGGAGAATGGTCATTTGAAACCTGGTCATTATCTGGTTGCTGGGACGGCTTACGGGCGAGTCCGAACGCTTCAAGATTTCCGTGGTAAAACCGTTAAAGATGCCGGTCCAAGTATGCCAGTGAATATGACTGGATTTAAGGAATTGCCACAATTCGGTGATGGATTTGAGATTGCGAAGAGCGAAAAAGAAGCTCGCAATTTGGCGCAAAAGGCTAAAATTGAACAGGAGAAAATGGCAGCCACAACCAATGTTACTGGCGCAGATATTCTTAAGATGATGAATCGAAAGCTTGATGCGGAAGAATTTAACGTAATCGTTAAGGCTGACGTTCAGGGTTCGGTAACATCTGTGGTTGATAGTTTGAAGCTGATTGATACGAATGGCGAAGTTGAGCTTCATGTTGTTGGAACTGGTGTTGGTAATATTTCCGAGAACGATATTCATTTGGCGGTCGGTGAAAATACGGTGATTTATGGCTTTAATGTCGATTTGCCACCAGCAGTTAAGCGATTAGCGGCGCGTGAGCATGTGGAAGTGCGAATTTTTAAGGTAATTTATGAGCTGTTGGATGACGCTAAGGCTTCAATGGAGGCTTTGCTAGCGCCAGAAATCGTTGAAACTGAAATTGGTGAGTTGGAAATTAAGGGTGTGTTTAGGACGATGCGCGAAGAAGTGATTGCTGGTGGCGAAGTGAAGCACGGTAAAGTCGCTAAGGACTTGCTGGCGCGCGTAAAGCGTGGCGAAGAGCAAATTGCTGAAGTGGAAGTTTCTTCTGTACAACGTCAGCAACAAGAAGCAAAAGAGGTCTTTGAAGGTGAAATGTGTGGACTGAGCCTCAGGACAAAGAAAAAAATTACCTTAGAAATTGGCGACAAGCTGGAGTTCTTTACTAGGGAATTAGTGAAGAAAACTCTGGGGTAG
- a CDS encoding DUF5663 domain-containing protein: MFEITDEFLAQAGFGSLPADKKEQMREDVANSVQDKITRKILLAVGEAKLDEFMKLLDGDDVSVVLNWCANNGVNLTEIVQTSMNETMVELQKLYNDALNMMRG, translated from the coding sequence ATGTTTGAAATTACTGACGAATTCTTAGCACAGGCTGGTTTTGGATCATTGCCTGCGGATAAAAAAGAGCAAATGAGGGAAGACGTCGCTAACAGTGTACAGGATAAGATTACAAGGAAGATTTTGCTGGCTGTTGGCGAAGCGAAGCTGGATGAGTTTATGAAATTACTGGATGGCGACGATGTTTCTGTGGTATTGAATTGGTGCGCAAACAATGGCGTTAATTTAACGGAAATTGTTCAAACCTCGATGAATGAGACTATGGTCGAGCTGCAAAAATTATACAATGACGCGCTGAATATGATGCGTGGATAG
- a CDS encoding DUF5663 domain-containing protein — protein MFQLNEEFLKELGLDQLPEDQQKSLLQHIYSELELRVGERLSQGMSDAQLEEFAGIIDKTPGAVDDFLTKHAPNYQQEPMLQKMSQASGLPVDDPRLKDEFAATKWLEVNRPDYRDVVAAVMADLKKEIIANKDAILGSVQA, from the coding sequence ATGTTCCAACTGAATGAAGAATTTCTTAAAGAATTGGGGCTGGACCAGTTGCCGGAAGATCAGCAAAAATCGTTGTTACAGCATATTTATAGCGAGTTAGAGCTTCGAGTTGGCGAACGATTAAGCCAGGGAATGAGCGATGCTCAGCTGGAGGAGTTTGCGGGAATTATCGATAAAACTCCGGGTGCTGTGGATGATTTTCTGACAAAACATGCGCCTAATTATCAACAGGAACCAATGTTGCAGAAAATGTCGCAAGCTTCAGGTTTGCCAGTTGACGATCCGCGTCTGAAGGATGAATTTGCGGCTACTAAGTGGCTGGAGGTCAATCGACCAGATTATCGTGACGTTGTGGCTGCAGTGATGGCTGATTTGAAAAAGGAAATTATAGCGAATAAAGATGCTATTTTAGGTTCAGTCCAAGCATAA
- the fmt gene encoding methionyl-tRNA formyltransferase: MTKISPKIVFFGTENYSLITLEALVEEGFNVVCVITKPDTKRGRGHKLTEPPVKTFAKSHNIPVLQPSKVSEITDYIKQLQPVTGVLVAYGKIIPQSIIDLFTPGIINVHPSLLPKYRGPSPIESAIANRDAETGVSIMQLDSKMDAGPIYIQTRQSLTGKEIKSELYDKLFHDGTSLLIKNLPNIINGNLQPTPQDDSLASYCQLLSKDNSWLDMERMTAAEAEAHVRAHLGFPRSRMTIDDRDIIITKSHCDKTPSSHLDKKFADGNYLIIDELIAPSGKTMTAEDYLRGYNKK, encoded by the coding sequence ATGACAAAGATATCGCCGAAAATAGTATTCTTTGGGACTGAAAATTACAGTCTAATTACTTTAGAAGCTCTCGTTGAAGAGGGATTTAACGTTGTTTGCGTCATTACCAAACCCGACACCAAGCGTGGTCGCGGGCACAAACTTACTGAACCTCCAGTAAAAACATTCGCTAAATCTCACAATATTCCAGTTTTGCAACCAAGCAAAGTCAGTGAAATTACCGACTATATAAAACAACTTCAGCCAGTAACGGGAGTTTTGGTTGCATACGGAAAAATCATTCCACAGTCAATTATCGACTTATTTACACCGGGAATTATCAATGTTCATCCTTCTCTACTACCAAAATATCGAGGGCCTTCACCTATTGAATCAGCCATAGCCAATAGAGATGCCGAAACTGGCGTATCAATAATGCAACTTGATAGTAAAATGGATGCCGGTCCTATATACATCCAAACTCGACAATCGCTCACTGGAAAAGAAATAAAGTCCGAGCTGTACGACAAACTATTTCACGACGGCACTTCTCTGCTAATAAAAAACTTGCCAAATATCATCAATGGGAATCTTCAGCCAACACCACAAGACGATTCTCTGGCTTCATATTGCCAATTATTAAGCAAGGACAATTCATGGCTCGATATGGAGCGTATGACCGCGGCCGAGGCTGAAGCTCACGTCCGCGCACACCTCGGATTTCCGCGCAGCCGAATGACAATTGACGATCGAGATATCATCATCACGAAATCTCATTGCGACAAAACTCCGAGTTCTCATCTTGATAAAAAATTTGCCGACGGCAACTATTTAATCATTGACGAGCTCATCGCGCCCAGCGGAAAAACAATGACCGCTGAAGATTACCTAAGAGGCTACAATAAAAAATAA
- the def gene encoding peptide deformylase, with protein sequence MTKDDIITLPNPHLRQKSSKIHVVTNDVVKLADEMTAAALDWEDSRPHEISAALAAVQVDKLERVVIVRADFERKSTRKFITLINPEIVKYEGEIVEDFEGCLSVKSIYGKVPRYSKIRVKAMGLDGEEVRIKAEGFLARVLQHEIDHCNGLVFIDHIKDNKDAFYTLDKKGELQPLDYDKDIAENSILWD encoded by the coding sequence ATGACAAAAGACGATATTATCACATTACCAAATCCACACCTTCGCCAAAAATCATCGAAAATCCACGTTGTTACTAATGATGTTGTAAAACTGGCAGACGAAATGACCGCAGCTGCGCTGGACTGGGAAGATTCCAGACCTCACGAAATTAGCGCTGCCCTCGCTGCAGTTCAAGTCGATAAATTAGAGCGTGTTGTGATTGTTCGAGCTGACTTTGAAAGAAAATCAACTCGCAAATTCATCACTCTTATCAATCCAGAAATCGTGAAATATGAAGGTGAAATTGTTGAAGACTTCGAGGGATGCTTAAGCGTTAAAAGCATTTACGGAAAAGTTCCCCGCTACAGTAAAATTCGCGTAAAAGCCATGGGTTTAGATGGCGAAGAAGTGCGAATTAAAGCCGAAGGATTTTTGGCGCGCGTATTACAGCACGAGATAGACCACTGCAACGGATTAGTTTTTATAGACCATATTAAGGATAATAAAGACGCTTTTTATACGCTCGATAAGAAAGGCGAGTTGCAACCGTTAGATTATGACAAAGATATCGCCGAAAATAGTATTCTTTGGGACTGA
- the priA gene encoding replication restart helicase PriA → MHYYLVSPTRIVRADASSFTYSSEERLPTGMIVAIEIGKINAIGVVLQEVRQPDFEVKPISKIVEEYPLPIELVQTAIWMSKYYATHQATVWQAILPSGLSKKRRSINQSTSVNQAENRTKNVFTDEQKSALQTIENLHSGTVLLHGVTGSGKTLVYIEAAKQTLKEEQSSIILVPEIALTSQLVAEFSAHLPNVIVTHSKQTETQRYAIWKRVISSNDPVVIIGPRSALFMPVQQLGLVVIDECHEPSFKQEQSPRYSALRVASVLTNQHRGKLILGSATPAVADYYVAKKSNTPIITMTKPARPDTVRPNVTLVDMTKRNNFTQHQFLSNPLLKSINTALSKNRQVLIFHNRRGTASITLCDNCGWQAGCPRCFIPLTLHADSHKLSCHICGFSTKVPTSCPECKNADIIHKGIGTKRIEDELQRLFPNKKIARFDKDTDLKATVDERYDELKNGEIDIIIGTQVIAKGLDLPHLTVVGVIQADTGLSLPDYSSPERTFQLLAQVVGRVGRSSMPTEVVVQSYQPSHPSITNGLSQNYTEFYQRTISQRQKTNFPPFTYLLKLTCVYKTEDAAIRNAKKLSELLKSNFDNIEVFGPTPAFYERIRDTYRWQIVIKSPKRQELLDVLNLLPSSHWQYELDPVSLL, encoded by the coding sequence ATGCATTACTATTTGGTTTCACCGACAAGAATCGTCCGCGCCGACGCAAGTTCGTTTACGTATTCTTCAGAAGAAAGACTGCCGACCGGAATGATTGTCGCTATAGAAATCGGCAAAATCAATGCCATTGGCGTAGTCCTACAAGAAGTTCGCCAGCCTGATTTTGAAGTCAAGCCAATTAGTAAAATCGTTGAAGAATATCCCTTGCCAATCGAACTCGTTCAAACTGCCATATGGATGAGCAAGTATTACGCTACACACCAAGCGACCGTCTGGCAAGCAATTTTACCCAGCGGATTATCCAAAAAACGTCGCTCAATTAACCAGTCCACCTCAGTTAATCAAGCAGAAAATCGAACAAAAAATGTATTCACAGATGAGCAAAAATCAGCCCTCCAGACCATCGAAAATCTCCATTCCGGAACAGTACTTTTACACGGCGTAACTGGCTCAGGAAAAACTCTAGTGTATATAGAAGCCGCAAAACAAACCTTAAAAGAAGAGCAATCATCAATAATTTTAGTTCCCGAAATCGCTCTAACTTCGCAACTGGTTGCTGAGTTCTCTGCTCATCTGCCAAATGTCATAGTTACCCATTCCAAACAAACCGAAACTCAACGATATGCAATCTGGAAAAGAGTCATCAGCTCAAACGATCCAGTAGTAATCATCGGCCCGCGATCTGCTCTTTTCATGCCCGTGCAACAGCTCGGACTTGTGGTGATTGACGAATGTCATGAGCCGAGTTTCAAGCAAGAGCAATCCCCTCGATATTCAGCCCTTCGTGTCGCCTCAGTTCTTACAAATCAACATCGCGGCAAGCTAATTCTAGGTAGTGCTACTCCAGCAGTTGCCGACTATTACGTTGCAAAAAAATCAAACACGCCAATTATTACAATGACAAAACCAGCAAGACCAGACACCGTTCGCCCCAACGTGACGCTGGTGGATATGACAAAGCGCAATAATTTTACTCAACATCAATTCCTCTCTAATCCACTCCTGAAATCTATAAACACAGCGTTATCAAAAAATAGGCAAGTCCTTATTTTTCACAATCGACGCGGCACAGCATCAATCACATTATGCGATAACTGCGGCTGGCAGGCTGGCTGCCCGCGCTGTTTTATTCCGCTCACGCTACACGCGGATAGTCATAAATTGTCATGCCACATTTGCGGTTTTTCGACCAAAGTTCCTACTAGTTGCCCTGAATGTAAAAATGCCGACATCATTCATAAAGGTATCGGAACTAAGCGAATTGAAGACGAATTACAGAGGTTATTCCCGAACAAAAAAATTGCTCGATTTGATAAAGACACCGATTTGAAAGCCACTGTAGACGAGCGTTACGATGAACTGAAAAATGGCGAAATAGATATAATTATCGGCACGCAAGTTATTGCTAAAGGACTAGATTTGCCACATTTAACAGTCGTCGGAGTCATTCAAGCCGACACCGGACTTTCCCTCCCTGACTATTCATCACCCGAACGAACATTTCAATTGCTCGCCCAAGTCGTCGGCCGCGTCGGCAGGTCAAGCATGCCAACAGAAGTTGTCGTTCAATCATACCAGCCAAGTCACCCATCCATCACAAACGGATTATCTCAAAACTATACAGAATTTTATCAAAGAACCATATCTCAACGACAAAAAACCAACTTTCCACCTTTTACTTACTTATTAAAACTAACTTGCGTTTATAAAACCGAAGACGCCGCCATAAGGAACGCTAAGAAATTGTCCGAACTATTAAAATCCAATTTTGATAACATTGAAGTTTTTGGACCAACGCCCGCTTTTTATGAGCGCATCCGCGATACATATCGATGGCAAATCGTAATAAAAAGCCCCAAACGACAAGAGCTTCTTGACGTCTTGAATCTCCTGCCATCATCACACTGGCAGTACGAGCTTGACCCTGTAAGTCTACTGTAA
- a CDS encoding phosphoribosyltransferase, whose product MYFESRSQAGAILADQVLEKYRYENCAVVAIGEGGVLIGEQIAVKLHCVLMMLLSEGIEIPGESLSIGAMSQSGQFTYNSQFSDGQINEYTSEFHGYLEEKKREAHQKMNRLLGDGGIIDKDMLKDRVVILASDGFGDDLSVLDVALSFLKSVRIEKLVIAVPFCGVAAVDKLHMTVDEMHILDVKENFMGLNHYYEDNTLPSKEETIAKINQVILNWK is encoded by the coding sequence ATGTATTTTGAGAGTCGTTCGCAGGCTGGAGCAATTCTGGCTGATCAAGTACTGGAAAAGTATCGTTATGAAAACTGCGCAGTGGTTGCAATTGGCGAAGGTGGCGTGCTGATCGGCGAGCAAATTGCAGTGAAGCTTCACTGTGTCCTCATGATGTTGCTTAGCGAAGGGATTGAGATTCCTGGGGAAAGTTTAAGCATCGGGGCGATGTCACAGTCTGGGCAATTTACGTATAATAGTCAATTTTCTGACGGTCAAATTAATGAATATACTAGTGAATTTCACGGTTATCTGGAAGAGAAAAAGCGCGAGGCTCATCAGAAAATGAATAGGCTTTTGGGTGATGGTGGAATCATCGATAAGGATATGCTAAAGGATCGGGTGGTGATTCTGGCAAGTGATGGTTTTGGTGATGATTTGTCGGTTTTGGATGTGGCTTTGAGTTTTCTGAAGTCAGTTCGGATTGAGAAATTGGTGATTGCGGTGCCGTTTTGTGGCGTGGCGGCGGTGGATAAATTGCACATGACGGTTGATGAAATGCATATCTTGGACGTGAAGGAGAATTTTATGGGATTAAATCATTATTATGAGGATAATACATTGCCGTCCAAAGAGGAAACGATAGCGAAAATTAACCAGGTTATTTTGAATTGGAAATAA